A stretch of Haemorhous mexicanus isolate bHaeMex1 chromosome 32, bHaeMex1.pri, whole genome shotgun sequence DNA encodes these proteins:
- the LOC132340449 gene encoding serine/threonine-protein kinase PAK 3-like, with the protein MAEGEMAAVSRECLQGLDFLHSNRVMHRDLKSSNILLGMDGSFGLCAQLSPEQDRRSSMVGTAHWMAPEVVTRSPYGPKVDIWAFGIVTIEMVEGEPPYFRETGAMARALIRQNGTPQLQEPRRLSALLRDFLECSLEPDEERRWAAQELLQHPFLSSAKPLSSLTPLITAAKQLREQRKR; encoded by the exons ATGGCTGaaggagagatggcagctgtcAGTCGGGAG tgtctgcagggcctggatttcCTCCATTCCAACCGGGTGATGCACAGGGATCTGAAGAGCTCCAAcatcctcctgggaatggacggctct tttggcctctgtgctcagctcagccctgagcaggaccgGCGCAGCTCCATGGTGGGCACTGCTCACTGGATGGCCCCAGAAGTTGTGACCAGATCTCCTTATGGCCCCAAGGTGGACATCTGGGCCTTTGGCATTGTGACCATCgagatggtggaaggagaaCCTCCTTACTTCAGGGAAACGGGGGCCATG gctcgCGCTCTGATCCGGCAGAACGGGACcccgcagctgcaggagccccggcGCCTGTCGGCTCTGCTGCGGGACTTCCTCGAGTGCAGCCTGGAGCCGGACGAGGAGCGgcgctgggctgcccaggagctgctgcag CACCCATTTTTGTCATCAGccaagcctctctccagcctgacccctctGATCACTGCAGCGAAGCAACTGAGGGAGCAGCGGAAGAGATGA
- the LOC132340448 gene encoding rano class II histocompatibility antigen, D-1 beta chain-like encodes MGARGAAEPAPLRTGAPSAARLLRGCGPCPALAVGRGAAAGAGLVALVVLGAPPAAGAELSGVFQFMGKSECHFINSTEKMRFVARYIYNREQFLILDSDVGVAPQRFHLAGTPLSSQPGPSRLLRFVMDFYPARIQARWFQGQQELSEHVVATDMVPNGDWIYQLLELLETLPPGAGSPTPARDAAGRHPQQDADGHRGLRLGLRLPGAGARLLPAQEELLSRRRPQPLPVGSGPAGTPRSVPAPLILGGSRVSPQPRWRSAPTQCPLPVLPRKLPSWPQVSTGGATKM; translated from the exons ATGGGAgcgcgcggcgctgccgagcccgccccgctccggacTGGTGCTCCCAGCGCAGCGCGGCTGCTTCGGGGCTGCGGCCCCTGCCCGGCGCTGGCCGTGGGGCGAGGGGCGGCAGCTGGGGCcggactggtggcactggtggtgctgggagccccccCGGCTGCGGGCGCGGAGCTCTCGG GGGTGTTCCAGTTCATGGGAAAGTCCGAGTGTCATTTCATTAACAGTACGGAGAAGATGAGGTTCGTGGCGAGGTACATCTACAACCGGGAGCAGTTCCTGATATTGGACAGCGACGTCGGGGT tgccccccagcgTTTCCATCTCGCTGGCACCCCCTTGAGCTCCCAGCCCGGCCCCAGCCGCCTGCTCCGCTTCGTCATGGATTTCTACCCTGCCCGCATCCAGGCGAGGTggttccagggccagcaggagctctcGGAGCACGTGGTGGCCACCGACATGGTCCCCAACGGGGACTGGATctaccagctcctggagctgctggaaactcTCCCCCCCGGCGCGGGCTCACCTACACCTGCCAG AGATGCCGCCGGACGCCACCCGCAGCAAGATGCTGACGGGCATCGGGGGCTTCGTCTTGGGCTTCGTCTTCCTGGCGCTGGGGCTCGGCTTCTACCTGCGCAAGAAG AGCTCCTGAGCCGCCGGCGgccgcagcccctgcccgtgGGCTCGGgccccgccgggaccccccGCTCCGTCCCCGCTCcgctgattttgggggggtcccgtgtgtccccccagccccgctggcGCTCTGCCCCCACCCAGTGCccgctcccagtgctcccaagGAAGCTTCCCAGTTGGCCCCAG GTGTCCACGGGGGGAGCCACGAAGATGTGA